The proteins below are encoded in one region of Triticum aestivum cultivar Chinese Spring chromosome 1B, IWGSC CS RefSeq v2.1, whole genome shotgun sequence:
- the LOC123095590 gene encoding uncharacterized protein: protein MQQQPAFLAIGGRDEYEYARLETLLMQGGSASVGAPRFNGTDYESWRFRMKLHLGNFHSRVRSIVETGLSSCVDEANPTAPELRNIHYNAQAMNAIYCALSDDQLYRIWHLDTVKL from the exons ATGCAGCAGCAGCCGGCCTTCCTCGCCATCG GGGGGCGCGACGAGTATGAGTACGCGAGGCTGGAAACGCTCTTGATGCAGGGAGGGTCCGCCTCGGTGGGAGCACCTCGCTTCAATGGCACAGACTACGAATCATGGCGGTTCAGAATGAAGCTCCACTTGGGGAACTTTCACTCTCGTGTGCGGAGCATTGTGGAAACCGGTCTCTCCTCTTGTGTGGATGAAGCGAACCCGACGGCCCCCGAGCTGAGGAACATCCACTACAACGCCCAGGCCATGAACGCCATATACTGCGCCCTCAGTGATGATCAGCTCTACCGGATCTGGCACCTTGATACTGTTAAATTATGA